A genome region from Nocardia sp. NBC_01730 includes the following:
- the sigC gene encoding RNA polymerase sigma factor SigC — MSDEQLTALALSAGAGDRNALEDFIRSTQRDVWRFVAHLTDVQSADDLTQETFLRAMGSLPRFAGRSTARTWLLSIARRVVVDRFRNVAARPKSAHVPDWSQTLDQRPDRRAPDFSEEVALNDLLCGLPQDRREAFVLTQVLGMSYAEAAQTVGCPVGTIRSRVARARETLVAVVKGIEVSGREGDYSGEPIEAAVRLLPGTPLGARVATHKEVG, encoded by the coding sequence ATGTCCGACGAACAATTGACCGCGCTGGCATTGTCGGCCGGTGCAGGTGACCGAAATGCGTTGGAAGACTTCATTCGATCGACCCAGCGTGATGTGTGGCGTTTCGTCGCTCACCTCACCGATGTCCAGTCCGCCGACGACCTGACCCAGGAGACGTTCCTGCGGGCCATGGGTAGTCTGCCGCGTTTCGCCGGGAGATCGACGGCGCGCACTTGGCTGTTGTCGATCGCTCGTCGCGTTGTCGTCGACCGGTTCCGCAACGTGGCCGCACGTCCGAAGAGCGCGCACGTGCCCGATTGGTCGCAGACCCTCGACCAGCGTCCCGATCGGCGCGCACCGGACTTCTCCGAGGAGGTCGCACTGAATGACCTGCTGTGCGGCCTGCCGCAGGATCGACGGGAGGCGTTCGTCCTGACCCAGGTACTGGGCATGTCCTATGCGGAGGCGGCGCAGACAGTGGGTTGTCCGGTCGGCACGATCCGCTCGCGGGTGGCCCGCGCCCGCGAAACCCTTGTCGCGGTGGTGAAAGGGATCGAGGTATCGGGACGGGAGGGTGACTATTCCGGGGAACCGATCGAGGCGGCTGTGCGACTACTCCCCGGGACACCGCTCGGCGCGCGCGTGGCGACCCAT
- a CDS encoding YcnI family copper-binding membrane protein, producing MNSSWIARTASACAAAAIAATVVAVAAAPAFGHVTVSGLNASRGGSAVLVFRVPNESATGSPTVEVAVQISGVTAADTEAVPGWKAVVRKDSGRNVTDITWTANSGGGIGPSQFGQFSVLANGLPDIEKLTMPAVQTYADGQVVRWDQEPAGDESEPERPAPSLVLAAKQSGGVNNHGDIQPAASNSGSSSDTTARWLGAIGIVLGGLGLIAALGLRAVRRKS from the coding sequence ATGAACAGTTCTTGGATCGCGCGTACCGCATCGGCGTGCGCCGCCGCGGCCATTGCGGCGACTGTGGTGGCTGTGGCGGCTGCGCCAGCATTCGGGCACGTCACCGTCTCAGGGCTGAATGCCTCTCGCGGAGGGTCGGCCGTCCTGGTGTTCCGGGTACCGAACGAATCGGCGACCGGAAGTCCCACTGTCGAAGTTGCGGTGCAGATTTCTGGTGTTACTGCCGCGGACACGGAGGCGGTGCCGGGCTGGAAAGCGGTGGTACGGAAAGACTCCGGACGAAATGTCACCGATATCACCTGGACGGCGAATTCCGGCGGCGGAATCGGGCCGAGCCAGTTCGGGCAGTTCTCCGTGCTCGCCAACGGGCTGCCCGATATCGAGAAGCTGACGATGCCCGCGGTGCAGACTTACGCTGACGGTCAGGTTGTGCGCTGGGACCAGGAGCCGGCCGGCGATGAATCCGAGCCGGAGCGCCCTGCTCCGTCTTTGGTCTTGGCGGCAAAACAATCCGGTGGAGTCAACAATCACGGCGACATCCAACCGGCGGCGTCGAATTCCGGCTCGTCGAGCGATACCACCGCTCGCTGGCTCGGCGCCATCGGCATTGTGTTGGGCGGGCTGGGCCTGATCGCCGCACTCGGCCTGCGGGCAGTTCGTCGCAAGTCGTAA